The genomic region GCCGTCCGAGGCGGTGCGGGCGCCGCGCCGGTTCCGTCGACCGACGGCGGCCGCTGGCGGCTGGAGTTCGGGCTCCAGGCCGCCGACGAGCCGAGCCTGCACGTCGACGCCGGGCAGGTGTGGCGGGACCCCGCCGCGGTGTCCGCGCTCGCCGGGCGGGCGGCCAGTCCGCAGGAGACGCTCCTCGCCGAGCTGGGTCGGGCCAGCCGACTCTGGCCCGACCTCGATTCGGCGCTGCGCACCGCGGTACCCGAGGCCCTGGACCTGGACGTCGAGGGCGCGCACCGGTTCCTCCGGGAGGGCGCGCCGGTGCTGCACGCCGCCGGGTTCGGGGTGCTGCTGCCGTCTTGGTGGCAGCGCCCGTCGTCCCGGCTCGGCGCCCGACTGAAGGCCCGGAGCCGGACCGCGCCCGGCACCGTGGCCGCCGCCGGCGGCGGGGTAGGCCTGGACGCGCTGGTCGACTACCGCTGGGAGGTGGCGCTCGGCGACCAGCCGCTTTCCGCCGACGAGCTGGCGTCGCTGGCCGCCCTGAAGACCCCGCTGGTCCGGCTGCGCGGTCGCTGGGTGGAGCTGGATCCCAGGCGGCTCGCCGCCGGGCTGCGGCTGCTCCGCTCGGCCGGCGAGCTGACCGTCGCCGACCTGCTCCGGCTCGGGCTCACCGCCGGCGACGACGAGGCGGCGTTGCCGGTGCTGGAGGTGGCCGCCGACGGGGCGCTCGGCGACCTGCTCGCCGGCGCGGTGGAGCGGCGCCTCACCCCGCTGGACCCGCCCCCGGCGTTCCACGGCACGCTGCGCCCGTACCAGCGACGAGGGCTGGCCTGGCTGGCCTTCCTCCAGTCGCTCGGCCTCGGCGGGGTGCTGGCCGACGACATGGGACTGGGCAAGACGGTGCAGCTGCTCGCGCTGCTCGCCGGGGACCCGCCGGAGGCCGGGCCGACCCTGCTGGTCTGTCCGATGTCGCTGGTCGGGAACTGGCAGCGGGAAGCGGCGCGGTTCACGCCGGAGCTGCGCGTACACGTGCACCACGGGGCCGAGCGGGCGCGGGGAGAGGCGTTCACCGCGGCCGTGCACGGCGCGGACCTGGTCCTCACCACCTACTCGGTGGCGGCCCGCGACGCGGTCGCGCTGGCCGGCATCGACTGGCACCGGGTGGTGGTCGACGAGGCGCAGGCGATCAAGAACGCCTCCACCCGCCAGGCCGAGGCGGTCCGGGCGCTACCGGCCCGGCAGCGGGTCGCCGTCACCGGCACGCCGGTGGAGAACCGGCTCGCCGACCTCTGGTCGATCATGCAGTTCGCCAACCCCGGGCTGCTCGGACCAGCGGCGACGTTCAAGAAGCGGTTCGCCGAGCCGATCGAGCGGCACGGCGACGCCGAGGTGGCCGAGCGGCTGCGCCGCATCAGCGGTCCGTTCGTCCTGCGCCGGCTCAAGACCGACTCGTCGATCATCTCCGATCTGCCGGAGAAGCTGGAGATGGAGGTGGTCTGCAACCTCACCGCGGAGCAGGCGTCGCTCTACCGGGCGGTGGTCGACGACATGCTGGCGAAGATCGAGTCCAGCGAGGGCATCGAGCGGCGAGGGCTGGTGCTGGCCACGATGACGCGGCTCAAGCAGGTCTGCAACCACCCGGCCCAGCTGCTGCGCGACGGCTCGGCGCTGGACGGTCGCTCCGGCAAGCTGGCCCGGCTGGAGGAGATCCTCGACGAGGTCCTCGCGGCGGGGGAGAAGGCCCTGCTCTTCACCCAGTACGCCGAGTTCGGCGGCATGCTGCGCGGGCACCTCTCCGCCCGGTTCGGCCGCGAGGTGCTGTTCCTGCACGGCGGGCTCGGCAAGGCCGACCGGGACGCCATGGTGACCCGGTTCCAGTCCCCGGACGGGCCGGCGATCTTCGTGCTCTCGCTGAAGGCCGGCGGCACCGGGCTCACCCTGACCGCGGCCAACCACGTCGTGCACGTCGACCGGTGGTGGAACCCGGCGGTGGAGGACCAGGCCACCGACCGGGCGTTCCGGATCGGCCAGCGCCGCCGGGTGCAGGTCCGCAAGTTCGTCTGCGCGGGCACGGTGGAGGAGAAGGTGGCAGCCCTGATCGCGGACAAGCGCAACCTCGCGGCCCAGGTGGTGGGCACCGGCGAGCAGTGGGTCACCGAGCTGTCCACCGCGCAGCTGCGCGAGCTGTTCGCGCTGGAGTCCGGGGCGGTGGTCGAGTGAGCGAGTCACCGAGCGGGCGGTTCGCCGACTACGGGCGGCCCCGCCGGGTCGACGGCGGGCTGAGGGCGCGCAGCACCCGGGGCGCCATCGGCCGGTCGTGGTGGTCGCGACGCTTCCTGGAGGTGCTGGAGTCCTTCGCGCTCGGCACGCGGCTCACCCGCGGCCGGTCGTACGCACGGGCCGGCCAGGTGGTCCGCCTCGACATCGCCCCCGGCGCGGTGACCGCGGTCGTGCAGGGCTCCCGGCCGAAGCCGTACGACGTCCACATCGGACTGCCCGCGTTCCCGGCGGCGCTCTGGGAGCGGATCGAGGCGCACCTGGCCGCCCAGGCGTTCTTCAGCGCCCGACTGCTCGCCGGCGACCTGCCGGCCGAGCTGGAGGAGGTGTTCGCCGAGGCGGACGCGCCGCTCTTCCCGGCCGGGATCGACGAGCTGACCCAGCGGTGCAGCTGCCCGGACTTCGCGGTGCCGTGCAAGCACCTCGCGGCCACGTTCTACCTGCTCGCCGAGGCGTTCGACGCCGACCCGTTCGAGCTGCTGCACTGGCGCGGACGCGGCCGGGCCGAGCTGCTCGACCGGCTCCGTGCCCTGCGCGCCGAGGCCACCGGCGCCCCGTCTCCGGGACCGTCCCACGAGGACGGTGCGACCGGAGAGGTCACCGCGGCCGCGGCACCCGCCGTCGGTGCGGCGCGGGCCCTGGCCGGTCTGCCACCGGCGCCGATCGCCGACGTGGCGGACCGGTTCTGGCTGCCACCGGTGCCGCTGCCGGACCGGCCGCCAAGCCTCGCCACCGGCCCGGATCTGCTGTTGCGACAGCTCGGCCCGCCGGCTCCCGCCATCGGCGGGCCCGGCCTGGTGGAGCGGCTGCGCCGGGCGTACCGGGCGTTCGGCCGCTGAGGTCGTCCGCCCGGACCGGTCGTGCGCTCACGCCGTCGCGCTCGTCGGTCGCGGCGCGACCGGCCCGTGGTCAGGTCGGTCGCGCCGCGACCGGCGGGCGGTCGGGCTCGTCGTCGCGCCGTGACCGGCGGCCGCGGTCACGGCGTTCATAGCCAGCGGCGGCGGAAGCGCCACATGAGTACCGCGTTGGCCACCAGCACCACGGCGCAGATCGCGCCGGCCAGCCGTCCGGCGAGCACGGTCATCGCCGGCAGCGAGGCCCACAGCAGGATGGTCAACAGCATCAGATACCGGCCGCGGCGCCCCTTCGCCCGGTTGTCCAACCGGGCGAAGAACGCCGGGTCGGTCTCCCGGAGGTTGCGGGTGATCTGTTCGAACCTGCGCTGATCCTCTTTGCTGAGCATGGCGGTGCCTTCCCCTCACGCGTTCAGCGGTTCGGCGGCATACCCGCTGCGACGGCGGCTCACGCCGTCCGCCGCCGGTACTTTTCCCGCTCCGCCAGCGCCGACGCCCGCCGGGCGTAGGGGATTTCCGGCCCACCCCACGCGGACCCCCGTGGGGCTCCCCGGGGGACCCCCGGGGACGCCTCAGCACCGGCTTATCCGAGCCTTAAGTTTGGCTGTGCCGGTGAACGGGCCCAGAAGCGCCGCGGGCGGCGAAAATGTCACACCGACGGCTTCCCGGCGCGGGTACGCCCTGCTCGGGGCGGTGGTAACCGGACGGCCGTCCGGCTGGACCGCCCACCACGTGCTGAGGGCTGTCTTAAGTGCCCTCACGAGGCCTTTCGGTGCGCCTTGTCCGCACCGGACCCCTTGGTTACCTTCCCGTGGCAACCCCCTCAGGCATCAGTCGCCGTCGCTGCCACCACTGCCCGGTCGCAGCGTGTCGGCGCTCAGCAGAAATCGGGATTGGTACATGGCCGACCAGAACGTGCCACCACGTCGACCGCGGGACGACCGCGGCTGGGACGGACGTCAGCACCCCACCCCCGGCGGGTACCACGACCTGACCGCGTCCGCCCGGTACGGGTACGACGCACCCGACCCGCACCAGGGCGGATACCCGACGCAGGACGACCCGCGTACCTCGTACACCCCGGTGGGCCATCCCGGTCCGGCACCGCAGGGACCACAGTGGGTGGGCCCCGAGGGCCTCGGCCGGCCGGCCCCCGCCCGCACCGTCGGCGGCGGACTGCCCCAGCTGGATGATGACGGCGAGCCGGGCCGCGGCGTCGGCCGACGCCGGGCCCTCGCCGCCCTCGGTGGCACCGCCGCCGTGGTCGCGGGCGGCGCCGCGCTGGCGATGACCCCGCAGCTGCGGGACCTCTTCGGCGACGACGCGGCGGCCGACGCCACCGGCACCACGGTGACCGACGGCACCGCCGCCCGCCCGAGCGGGCAGCAGCCGAGCACGGTGCGCACCTACACCGAGCAGAACGAGAGCTACATGGGCTCCCGGGCCGGCGAGGCGCTGAAGAAGAACGCCCCGTCCGGTGGTCGCTCGTTCTCCGGGCCGGCCGCCGCGGCCGCCGCGACCAAGGTGACCGTGAAGACCGTGCTCGCCAAGGACCCGGTGCTGCACCTGGCCCGGCGCGCCACGTTCGGCCCGACCCCCGAGGTGGTCGCCGACATCAAGCGCCTCGGCATCGACGCCTGGATCCGGGCGCAGTTCGCCTCGGACCAGATCGCGCCGAGCCGAGCCGAGCTGAAGCTCGCCGAACTGCCCACCCTCAAACTCTCCGTGCAGCAGTTGCGCGACCAGCGGGACCAGCTCAACGAGCGGGGCGCGCAGCCGGAGCGGGAGATGGTGGACGCCACCCTCGCCCGGCAGATCTGGTCCAAGCGCCAACTGTTCGAGGTGATGGTCGACTTCTGGAACGACTTCCTGCACGTCGCCGCGGACTTCGACGGCGGCGAGGTCTACCGGAATTCGTTCGACCGGGACGTCATCCGGGCGCACGCGATGGGCAGCTACCCGGAGATGCTGGTCGCCGCGAACAGGCACCCCGCCCTGCTGGTCTACCTCAACCAGAACGACTCCCGCGCCGACGCGGTCAACGAGAACCTCGCCCGGGAGAACCTGGAGCTCTATTCGGTGGGCGTCGACGGCGGCTACACCGAGAAGGACGTCCGGCAGGCGGCCCTGCTGCAGACCGGCCGCGGCGTCGACGACGGCAAGTACGTCTTCCGCGCCGACCGGCACTACGTCGGCAAGGTGAAGATCCTCGGGTTCACCCACGAGAACAACTCGAAGGACCCGAAGAAGGCCGACGCGGCGATCGACGCGTACATCACCTACATCGCGCTGCACCCGTCGACCGCCCGGTACGTCGCGCAGAGCCTCGCCACCCGCTTCGTCTCGGACACCCCGCCGAAGTCCCTGGTGGACCGGCTGGCCAAGACGTACACCGCCAACAAGGGCATGATCAAGCCGGTGCTCATGACGATGTTCAGCTCGTCGGAGTTCTGGGCCGCGGTGGGGCAGAAGGTCCGCCGGCCGATGGAGTACCTGGTGGCCACGTACCGCACCCTCGGGGTCTCGCCGGAGGCGTCGCCGAAGCACGACAACGGCGACAACAAGCGCACCCCGTTCGCCCGGGGCCTGCGGCAGATCCACGACAAGCTGCGCGAGCTGGGGCAGTACCCGATGGGCCAGCCCACCCCGGACGGCTACCCGGACGTCTACGTCGCCTGGACCTCGGCCGGCAGCATGGTCAACGGGTGGAACGAGGCGGGCGAGCTGGTCGCCGGCTACCGCACGCAGTTCACGTACGTGAAGCCGGAGAAGCTGGTCGCCAGGCCGCCGGCGACCGCCGGGGCGTACGTGGACGCGCTCGCCCAGCGCCTCGTGGGGCAGAAGCTGGGCGCCCGGGAGAAGACGCTGATCCTCGGCGTGGCCGGCGTGCCCGCGGGCGCCAAGGTCGACGCGATGTTCAACGGGGCCATCACCGCCGTCGCGCGGGCGATCCTCGCATCCCCCCAGCACCACCTCCGGTGAGGCACCCGATGGAGAAGACTGTGTACACCTACCCCCTGCACCCCGACTGCCCGGACCTGCGGCGGTTGGCCGACAACCCGGCCGAGGCACTGCTGCGGGCCGAGGCCGACGTCGTGGCCGCCGAGAACGCCGCCGAGGCCGACCGCTACCGCCGGCTGGAGGAGCTGGAGGAGGCCCAGCAGGACGGGCGGGGCGTCACCCGGCGAACCTTCGTCGCCGGCGCGGCCGCCACCGCCACCGCGCTGGCCACCGCCCAGTTCGTCACCACCTCGGCGTCCTTCGCCGCCACCAAGACCGGCACCCTGATCCACGTCTTCCTCTACGGCGGTCTGGACGGGCTGAGCCTGGTCGCGCCGGCCAACGACCCGGTGCTCGCGAAGGCCCGGCCGGACCTGCTGCTCGGCGAGGACTCCCTGGCCCTGGGCCGCGGTTTCAAGCTGACCAGCGCGTTCAAGCCGCTGGAGCAGTGGCTCAAGGCCGGCCAGCTCGGCTTCATCCCGGCCGTCTC from Micromonospora sp. WMMD812 harbors:
- a CDS encoding DEAD/DEAH box helicase, coding for MLVVHGLWLPGAAELAVWAEDSGLPADPPRRPGRAPRERPHPFAADQPALAAALAEAAEPTGLGSLRLTLPTRAGAPADSPELIRTDVAAPARGRMTLAGWRVPVLRYAADAALPLLRALDELPAVPGATLRHLAEVADFAADLVARGRVLPGVIEPPATDPDTAPVAGWASPVADAADAPARAVWRPLLTGTDAGWARSVALALPPAARAADPEAAAGALVADALDALTDAAARAALAQTALARGVRPGGVVPAWLAALAGPRPDFTADPAALATLRTELDAWQRDAAGGAVRASFRLVEPPVDEVTEPVVVTVPAPPARVTGTRPTVDHLAGGPGVPLDGSGERASRGAVRGGAGAAPVPSTDGGRWRLEFGLQAADEPSLHVDAGQVWRDPAAVSALAGRAASPQETLLAELGRASRLWPDLDSALRTAVPEALDLDVEGAHRFLREGAPVLHAAGFGVLLPSWWQRPSSRLGARLKARSRTAPGTVAAAGGGVGLDALVDYRWEVALGDQPLSADELASLAALKTPLVRLRGRWVELDPRRLAAGLRLLRSAGELTVADLLRLGLTAGDDEAALPVLEVAADGALGDLLAGAVERRLTPLDPPPAFHGTLRPYQRRGLAWLAFLQSLGLGGVLADDMGLGKTVQLLALLAGDPPEAGPTLLVCPMSLVGNWQREAARFTPELRVHVHHGAERARGEAFTAAVHGADLVLTTYSVAARDAVALAGIDWHRVVVDEAQAIKNASTRQAEAVRALPARQRVAVTGTPVENRLADLWSIMQFANPGLLGPAATFKKRFAEPIERHGDAEVAERLRRISGPFVLRRLKTDSSIISDLPEKLEMEVVCNLTAEQASLYRAVVDDMLAKIESSEGIERRGLVLATMTRLKQVCNHPAQLLRDGSALDGRSGKLARLEEILDEVLAAGEKALLFTQYAEFGGMLRGHLSARFGREVLFLHGGLGKADRDAMVTRFQSPDGPAIFVLSLKAGGTGLTLTAANHVVHVDRWWNPAVEDQATDRAFRIGQRRRVQVRKFVCAGTVEEKVAALIADKRNLAAQVVGTGEQWVTELSTAQLRELFALESGAVVE
- a CDS encoding DUF3040 domain-containing protein → MLSKEDQRRFEQITRNLRETDPAFFARLDNRAKGRRGRYLMLLTILLWASLPAMTVLAGRLAGAICAVVLVANAVLMWRFRRRWL
- a CDS encoding SWIM zinc finger family protein; its protein translation is MSESPSGRFADYGRPRRVDGGLRARSTRGAIGRSWWSRRFLEVLESFALGTRLTRGRSYARAGQVVRLDIAPGAVTAVVQGSRPKPYDVHIGLPAFPAALWERIEAHLAAQAFFSARLLAGDLPAELEEVFAEADAPLFPAGIDELTQRCSCPDFAVPCKHLAATFYLLAEAFDADPFELLHWRGRGRAELLDRLRALRAEATGAPSPGPSHEDGATGEVTAAAAPAVGAARALAGLPPAPIADVADRFWLPPVPLPDRPPSLATGPDLLLRQLGPPAPAIGGPGLVERLRRAYRAFGR
- a CDS encoding DUF1800 domain-containing protein; this translates as MADQNVPPRRPRDDRGWDGRQHPTPGGYHDLTASARYGYDAPDPHQGGYPTQDDPRTSYTPVGHPGPAPQGPQWVGPEGLGRPAPARTVGGGLPQLDDDGEPGRGVGRRRALAALGGTAAVVAGGAALAMTPQLRDLFGDDAAADATGTTVTDGTAARPSGQQPSTVRTYTEQNESYMGSRAGEALKKNAPSGGRSFSGPAAAAAATKVTVKTVLAKDPVLHLARRATFGPTPEVVADIKRLGIDAWIRAQFASDQIAPSRAELKLAELPTLKLSVQQLRDQRDQLNERGAQPEREMVDATLARQIWSKRQLFEVMVDFWNDFLHVAADFDGGEVYRNSFDRDVIRAHAMGSYPEMLVAANRHPALLVYLNQNDSRADAVNENLARENLELYSVGVDGGYTEKDVRQAALLQTGRGVDDGKYVFRADRHYVGKVKILGFTHENNSKDPKKADAAIDAYITYIALHPSTARYVAQSLATRFVSDTPPKSLVDRLAKTYTANKGMIKPVLMTMFSSSEFWAAVGQKVRRPMEYLVATYRTLGVSPEASPKHDNGDNKRTPFARGLRQIHDKLRELGQYPMGQPTPDGYPDVYVAWTSAGSMVNGWNEAGELVAGYRTQFTYVKPEKLVARPPATAGAYVDALAQRLVGQKLGAREKTLILGVAGVPAGAKVDAMFNGAITAVARAILASPQHHLR